The region TAATAACCCGATGTATGGTGCCGAAGGGTTCATGATGGATGGTATCGAAGGAAATGGTAAAAATGACATCGGTTAAGATGAAATGTTTCGATAAGAGGAACCATAAGTGCTAGCGGGACTTTATGAGAGGTTTAGATAACTTTGAGAGGTTATAGAAGACAACCAAGAGAATTATTGTACATTGAGTTAAAGTATTATGACAAGGAGTTCAAGTTGTTGCATTCTATGCTTGACCTTCTAATGCTGAAAGCTAAAAATGAATGGTCTAACTGTAGTTTAATGACTTGTAAGATGTACTTAAAAGATTGTTACCAAATCCTAAATCTCTATCAATGAACACATATCAAGCTAGGAAGTTTATATGTCTGTTGTTCTTGAGTGTCTAGAAGATACATGCTTGTATAAACCACTGCATAGTATGCAGGAAAAGAGTACACAATGTTAGATAGGTGATGACACTTGCAAAAGTGAGCCAGTATAAGTCGGGCCAGTAGTCTCCAAAGGACGATAATGCTGGTGGATATGACAACTCAAAAAGATATCTTAGCTCATGATGTCGTCACCATGGCAGCGTGTGCATAGTGAGGTGGGCCGGTGGCATGCATGAATGTCATGTTGTGACAGCAGGGCGGTTGCACATACGCGAGCTGACAAGAAGTGTATATTTCTACAATTCCATGCAAAATTAGTaccctttaattttttatttgatgttattgacttttggattttcgtttgatcattcttcttattcaaaaaatataattattaattgtttggttgttattttttaaacattaaaagtacttataattttgtataaaaataagtCTACGTAACCTCCCAAACTATAGCATGCGGGATACTTAACCCACTAAACTATCAAACCATGTATAATAATACCCCATAATCTTTCTAATACAATTTTTGTTAACCCCCTGAGGTGGTTTTGCACGGTGGTATTTCCACGATAGCTTGCTGAGATGGACATGTATACTATGTTGGATCAacatgacatgtggggccaaCTTGTAAGATAGAGAATCGAACTCTAGGCAGTGAacctatcatttttttaaagggCATCTTAAGTTGTCATTACCTGAGATCAAATGACATCTTAATGATCATATGTTGATAGATCATCCCGTGCAACTGCACTTGTTATACCTAGGAAAAGACTTTGGTGATGGACTGAGATTGCTATTGGACGATGGCTCTTGTAATGTGATGGTCGAGCACATTATTACTGATGATGGAGTGattgatatatttattgagAACATTGGTGTAGGGAACTGGGATAAGGAGGCAGTGACTGGGAGCTGCCTAGAGTTCGGTTCTCTATCTTACAAGTTAACCCTACATGTCATGATGATACCACTCAGTAGGCCACCGTGGTAATACCACTCTCCAAAACCATCTTAGGGGGTTATTTATTACACTATATTAGGAAGATAATGGGGTATTATACAAGGCTGGATAGTTTAGGGGGTTAAGGCCATGTTCGCTGGAGGCtacaagttaacttaactACCTcattttccgcgcgcacgcttcccgaattgttaaacgatatattttttacaaaaaaattctataaaaaagttgttttaaaaatcatattaatctattttatatttttttaataattaattaatcatgtactaatctataactacgtttttcgcgttggataagttaacttacccacaCCCTTATCGAACGCAGTCTAAGTATCCCACATGCTATAGTTTGGGatacttaaaatttatataatttgggGTATTATACTAGGCTTGATAGTGAAAATTTACATGGttattactccctcctataaaaaaaatcatcatttcagccaagatttggtcaaatttcTACATTAGCAATTGCGTTAtaatacatttataaaatctaataagtttatgaagTACTTGTCAATAAGAATCAATGTGaaccatttatcttttatttgaactaaatatttaaaaaaatgttaatattCAAAGTTTGACGAAAGCTGGTCTTgaatgacaaatatttttgaccaaagaaagtaaatattttattgtgatttgttttatgaTTAAATGTACTTTAAGCATTACTAATATTTagcttatttataaaaaaaaaagttaaataagacaaagtcAAAATCCAAAGTCAACTGCACGAAATAAACACCCAAAACTCAACTGGATGAAGTAAAAAACGTGGGAGTATATACAATGACGGAAAAAATCTCTTTTCCATGAAACAATGTTTCTTATCCGTATCACCTCAATACCTCATCGCAAAGTTCCCACTTAAAATTTGCaagaaaatggaaaagaaTACTGTATTTCAAGCTGCAGAGAGCCAGAGAGAAGTTCCAACAAGGTGCAGCTAAATATATCAATTCAAAATCTTTTGCCCGCTCAATGCTCTTGCTTATGCATTTCATTTGCTATTCTATCTTTTAACGGGCTCACGTCGTAACAATGTTCAGTTGAGTACATCTCTATCAATGTTCAGTAAATCTCTATACGAAGTTATGAGCTCTCCCAAAACAGTAACACGTATATACAAGCATATATATCAGTGTGTAACTGTGGCCACTATGGACGAGTTTAGCTTAGATCCATGGCTTTGCTACCTAGTTCTACCTTGTACTCCAGTCCGCAGCGGCATTTTACTGCAGCAGAAACCGCCTACATGACAAAAGATGATCAGCTAATCAAAGCAAACATGTTTAATATGGATGAGGCAACCAAAGTAAATAGCATCACTGTAACTTCATTTCATCTATACGTTCCTCAAGAGAATGAAAGAACTCAACTTCTCCATCCTTATCAGCTTGTAGAGCTTTGCGTTCCTCCTCTAAAGATTTTATATCCATCTGCTGTAGTGGAGCCTGAAAGAACCAGAGTTATACAACATCAAACATGAGAACTGAAAACAATTTTAGAATGGTAGAATATCGTGTCTGAACTCACAGGAAAGCCAGAAATTGTGTTTTTCTCTTGCTCTATGGTCTGCTTACTCTGGAAAGTAAAAACATAATCCAATTAGTTTCACCCAACACAGGCATGATTCAAGTCTGACAGATGTCACATATCTAAGGACATGGTTGTCAGAATTGGAATATACATTGTTGATCTCCAAAAGAAGTGCCGATTGCTTTGCTTTGATCTCTTCAACCTTAAGTTTAGTTGACTCCAGTTGAATCCTCACTTCTCCTTGCTTGTTTCCAATGTCATTTCCCTGTTCACTAGTTAGTGACACCACAGCATGCTCTGGATCATTTTAAAACAAGGGAAAGAGATGTATGTAACCACCTTATCTATGCTCCCACATGAGTTAGTTCCATGGCTTTGTCCTGTATACAAACATCACAACCAGTCAACCATGTCCATGTAATGTTGTAAAAATTGTTCACCATTACAATTTGACACAGGACTTCTTTATGTCATCTAAGCTTTAGACATGCGAGAAGGAAGGCACTGCAAGAAATCTTACACATTGAAAAATCACAATCTTACCCAATCACTCCTAACTGCATTGGTTGGTGTTCCCAGACAACAAAGATGGGAGCTGTACTAAGTGGAGGAAGATTGTCAAGAAAAGAAGACCGCAGAAACTTCTATTCCATGCCAGTAAATCAAGAGGATGACGATAGTTATGTTAAGGAAAGTAGGAAacattatatgattttgttaTAGCCTTGGTGAGGAGAGCATTTGATGCAAAAATGGGGGGTCAGAGGACAGTGCACTGGATGGCTGGACCTCATCAGTGTCTACAAGGAACAGTGGTTTGTCAAGAGAGGGAGGTACATATGCCTGAGTTGAATAGATGGGAGAAGGGACTCTGTTATTCCTTCTCAATTAGTACTTATCCTGATCTCTCTTTAGACAAGGTCAGCTTCCTAATGATCTAATCTACATGTAGTAATCAAATATCGATTTAGGCATCTAAACTTCATACCGTCTTTTTTACATAGAATATGCAATGCAAATTATAGAAGTCCCTGGATATCGTCTTTGTCTCATCAATTGGTGCCACTTGAAGACACAACCTACCGTGTAGCCGCAGGTTAGCCCCTCCTTTGATACTACCAGAGTATAACAGCTTTTGGTTATGGTTCTAATCCACATGTGCATGAGAATGTCCATGACAAAGCTACAAGTCTGAAGTGTCACAGATAGAACCAGGAAGTGCAATTCATACCCCATGTTCCAAGAAGTGCAATCAGTGCAAATCCATTTGTCATATGTGACGTGTATGTACATACTTAAACGTGCAGTCACTTTGCTTCATGGCCTTCCTCACTACCTTTCCTGTTTACACCCAAAAACACTTCCAACCTTCATAGCTAACTCAGAAACACCAATTGATGCAGTTAAAATTGAATGGGCTGCAGAAACATTAAACCACTTTATAATTGAAACAGTAAACATAACATGTTTCAActataaaatggaaaaaaaaactcaacacAATCAATATACCGCACACTGAAGCTCACCAAAATGGATACAGAAAACCCATGAAAGGACTCAAGGtaacacaggaaaaaaaactacatattcCAGCCACTATGTTTGCTTCATATCAAGAAGAGTTGTACCTTGAAGGAGGTTTTGCTTGCCCTGAGATGCTTCAGCCTGAAAGCGTATTATAACACTAATTAAACAGTTGCTTCATTGTAACAGAATTATGAAATGTTCAGACGTTGTAAGATGGATCATCGAAAAACAAGTACCCTATCTGCTCACAAATAGGTGCAGATTACATGTCGAATATCAAAGGTAAGATCCTCTTCCTCAGTGTACCCTCAGGAGGAACTTTCCACTCAGCCATTTCATTTCAGGTTAAGAAGATGTGACTGTAATAAGCGTAGTGGTGATAGGGACCCTTAGGCCTAATTGAGGCATCCCACAACTGGACCCAACTGGCGCAACAGCACTAAGAGGAATCCGCACCACCAGAGACAGGGAGAACAGAGGGAGAATAAAATTCGTCTGTTTTTTGCTTAACAAATAGAGACAATCTTATCCTCTTATAGATGAGATCACTTGAACCTTGAGAACTTATGATTTAGCTCTAAGCAACACAACCTTTATGAACAGTAACCGAGCGTGAACAGATACATGGGTGCTGATCATGCACACATTGTTGCTGACCCTAGAGGGATTGGTTACCTCTTCTATATGAGCCTAATTGACAGCACATGAGACtgataaaatttagataactTGATAACTTATCCAAATGTTCCTGAATTGCTTTTCTTCTATGCAAGACTTGGGTCATTCTGAATAACACAAGTACACAACCAGTAGGTCAGTGGTTCTCAttgctctattttttattttcgtaAGTGGTTGCCTTATGGTATAGAGAAGTTGTAGTGACAAGTAAATTACTAGTCTTCCTGATGGGGGCATGTATATATTTCCTGGTGTATTTACCAGAAGCATACTTGAACTAATTTATGAACAGTCCAAAAACATTTAACACTTTTTTCTTGTATTCTCTGAAGCTCATTGGCATTTGGGCTAGAGTACAGATTATTTCAGTCATCATTTATCACCAAGGCTCAGAATACCCATGCACAACTGGTACCAGAATAAACTGgatggtatatttttaaatggaatttaaaattcaaactttaagTTTGTAAATTGCTATAGCCTCATGTGTCATCTTCATGCCATCATAACTACAATAGCCAAAAGATAATTCTATGATGTCTTCACCTCCTACTAACTGTGCAATGATCTCTAGTCATATATGTGTGTGGCTGTGAGTGAATTGTTATATTTGTGCTATGGACACTAGTAATATATCCTTCTGTATGCTATATTCATGTGTGATGTTAATCTCTGATGGAGTCATGTGTTATGttcatttataatttgttATGATTCATGCATCATGCTCATTTCGAATTATGAAATTGCATTGCTAGTTACTACTGTACACTAACTTTCTAGCCAGTTACTGTATTCAACTTAAAAACTTGGATGTGattttttctccgattaaaTCCAGTAATCGGACAGTTATTGATTCCGGCCATGTGACAGCAATCATGGTGAAAAAGCAATATTTCAAACCTTGGTCCACTAATATGCcatattaattaagaaaaaggGCAAGAAGTAATAAGTAACAGAACTTATCATACTCATTTGCATaacttgtgtgtgtgtgtgtgtgatcaAAGAAAGGAATAAAGATTTCTTAAAGTTACAATAATATATGCATAAGGCTTACAGATGGTTCTATTGTAATCACCTCAAGCTTAAATGCACCAAGCCATTCCTGTGAAAGAATTCAGAGTGCTACATCAATGGCATGCTAGTCGCGCAAGCTTCCTCATGGAACATAAAATGGAtcagaaaagataaaaataggAATAAACAGAAACGTTAACCTGTTGTTCCTGTAATTTGACAGTCAAGCTTTCTATCGTCTTTGTGTAGAACAATCTGCCATGAGAACAGAATTTGTGAGTTATAGTTTACATGACATCCTTTTAAGATCACATACTATACCTTTTCTCAATGAGTTTTGAAGAAGTACTTGCAATCTCCTGATGGAGGAGCTCCAAGGTCTGCAGTCACAAAGGGGGAATGAAGTCAGAAGTTAGACagacaaaattgaaaatagctaACAAAAATGTGTCCATATGATGCCAAACGGTAAGATCTATTGGAAGAACTGATGGCAAACAtggcatatatacatatggtgTTTGTTTAATAAAGATGCACaacatacaaaattttggtgtGTATTATAAAAGGTTAATATCAGAGCTCCAGGGCCATCTTGCGCTATATGGAATTATAATGAGTTATGGATTGGTTACCGTACAGGCAACATATCCTCTTTTCATGAGCTATAAGACTAACCATAGGgatttattgataaaatagATGCATAGCCATGTAACCCATCCTTATATAGCGATATCCTTAATATATGGAAATAGATGATTCTAACCAATCTAATCTTATCAAAACTTATTAATGGCACAGTAACTACATAAACAATATGTAGTGGTACAATACACACATGAACAATACAGTAACTACATAAACAGTATGTAGTGGTACAATACACACATGAACAATTCCCCAGCCCATACCTTAGGCATCTTTTTTTATAAGCTCATCACAAAGAGAAAAATCAAAGGGAGATTTTAATAAGATATGACAAATACCAAATGGAAAGTTATTTATCCCAATAATTATGTTTGAGTTGGTGGTAGTAATGGTTAGTTTTACAAAATATCCCTCCTCCCACATCCTCTcaaatataagaaaacaaactgaGAGGCTGGCTCTCCATCCTCCATAGATAACTTGGACATACTTCTAACATACGCCTCTAATATGTGTACATATAAAAACTTGTTCAGTGAAAATGGCGTAGTGCTAAACATGGCATATATATTATCAGAAAAGTTATTCAATATGgcttgaatatatataaaaccatTTTCTGGGGAAAGGGCATAATGCTAGTAGTGTTAGAAAGAGAAATTTTCAGCATATTTTGTTCAGATTAGATCATCCGAAGCAAGCAGCTGGTTGAGTTTGCAAAACAGAATACCACTACCCAAATACTTGTCAACACAAAATCACCAACGGAAAGAATATGTATCATCAATGTCATTTCATATGCTATAAACTTTGCAACTTTTAATGGAATATGCTTCACAATGGCTTATGATAGAAGCTCATTAACGAATTAATGGGTTTATGTTAAAGGTTGCACAAGTATTAGCATATTTGAGAACAATTCTTTCCAAGTTTCTAATACTTGTGTTCAAACTAAACTGACAGAACCGTTCACAAGCAGACCTAACTACTAGACATAGCTTCGTATTGGTTAGGATTTAGGAACAAATAAGATGCTAAATGACTAGCAGAACATGCAAGCATGATGGAGTCATGGAGATGCAATGCATCTGTGCTTTAAAGTGTCTTAGAATATGAAGCACGACAATGGGTACCATATTTAATTGAAGAGGtgataaataaatactccATGACCAATTTCAAAATCAGCAAACATCAAATCATCTTAACGTTCATTTTACAACTGAAAACTGTAGAAATTACAAGTATTATCGTTTTGCAACCTACAGGAATGTGAATAACAATGCACCAGATCAAATATTCAATTAGAAAAGCAGGAAATTCATCCTAAAtgggataatttttttactccaTAATAGTGAACAATCAACTGCTTACCTCTCGGTTCAATAATTCTTGTCGTTTTGGACAGGAGTGCgaacaaacttttaaaactttgactatttgacaacttttaaaatacttaGTTTGAAAATACTATGATAACGTTTATAGATGAGTCCTAAAAAgtactttaataaaagtaaacatttattaatttattgtacATAGTTTAACAGAAAATCATAGTCAAAGTTAGATTTCGAATACCGTGTCATTGTCCATAAAACTTTCAGATCTCTCAACTGCTGGTGTTAAACAACATTTATTAGTATACCTAAAAATGGCTAAAACAAAGTAGTTGACTCTGCTTGCTTCCATCCACGATGGACGAAAAAAGGGTACCACCATCCATTACAGCCAAAGACTCAACAGAATGTGATTCCACATGAGATTTTCAGTTACCAGCAAAGACACTAACAGAGCACTAGAATTATCAGTACCGTGCGCCCTCACCTGCTTCAGCGTGGCGCATTCAATCTCCAGCGCGGCAATCCTGCCCTGCTTCTCAGACATCTCTACGCAGACATGCGCCTTCCTCTTCGAAAGCTGCTCGGCCTCCTCGCTAGCCTGCTTCGTCTGCGCCCTCACTACCCAAACCCCCAAAACCCCATAACACGAGAAGCCGTTAccggagagaagaggagaaacCAGGCTAAAAGGGCCGGCCGGAAGCGAGGGGCTGGGGGGCGCCCTACGGGACCTTGGGCAAGATCGGCGCCGTGGGCTTCGATGGCCGTGAGCTGCCTCTGCTCCTCCGCCGACCGCTTCGTCGCTTCCTCCTCCAGATCTGCAGACCAACAAACGATGAGGGCGAATTCAGAGGAGGGGTTTGGATTCTGGAGGATCACCCCGCAGTACGGACCGCTCATGTAGGAGCGGAGGGTCTTCACGTTAGCCAAATACTCCTCCATGGCTGGCCTGACGGATTGGGTTACCGGAACGGACGAgaagacgccggcgccggcggcggcggcgacgaggagaagGCGGAGTTGGACACTTGGACGAGCAACCGAGCGCTTTTAGGCCTCGTTCGGTTAGGCCTGGAACAACCCGGAATAGCCTCGTTCCCGGCCGGAACGAAGTGGCCCGTTTACAAATCTGGCCTGGCCCGGAATTCTCGTTCGTTTCGGCCTGCCCGGGTTGGAAACGGATCCATTTTGGCCTCATTTCACCTGTTCCAAGCCCAGATACCTCCCGGCTTCTTTTcaagcgaggcggcggcgtgcggcacGCGACGGGCGACGCGAGGAGACAGCGTGGCGGCGACGCGAGGAGACGGCGCCCACGGCTAGCGACGCAACGACGACCTCTTCCTCCGCGCTCTCCGCTGCCTTCTCTCCGGTAGCTCTCCACCGCGACTGTTGTGCTAGGGTTTCCTCTTGCTAGGGTTTCCTCTTGATAGGGTGCTTGTGCTATTCATCTTCTCTTGCGTGGGTTTCCAAGGACGGGTGTTTCCTGAGGATTCTGATCTGCGTAGGGAAGGGGGAGGTGGTGTGGTAATCGGAATGGGTTCTTGGCGATTTGGTGTGCAGTTAGGTTCTTGCGATATTTTGGGGGATTATTGGTGGAAGAACTCTAGGTTCTTGGTTCGGCTAGTGTGATTACACAGAGATTTGCGTTCATCCTTTGTGAGATTTGCTAGTTTTCAGTATTTCCCTTAATTTCCTATGGCAGCAGCAATTGATCTTGACATCAGTTACGAACATCTGATTTAGTTATCCTGGATAAATTGGGATGGGCTAACCCTGCCAAGGAGATACTGtactttgtgtgtgtgagagagatactgtgtatatatgtgtgataGTGTGATTCACTTTATGGAAATGGCCAAAAGGAACGGAAAGGTGCAGGTTCTTGGTGgcttaatttaaagtttggtTCCATTACACAGCTTGTATTTTCAGCTTGTACCTGTCATGTGGATTCTTGTGTTATCACTTTCGGAACTTGTTTGCAAATCGGTCTGGTGGTAAGTTGTAGCAGCttgtattaattaaattttaaattcttgaaAGCCTATTATCTGTATGATGTTTcgagtttttttctttatgaatAGCATgtcaaaaaagagagaaaattattGTCTAGTCATAGTACTGTTAATATGGTAAATAAGTTAAGAATGGATGCACTCCTAGtccttagttcatttttcttctgaaCCTGCCAAACCTGTAATAGTGTAGCAGTAGTAGTATTTGAATTGTTCTTCTTTTAGGTAAATGGTTGTTATAGAATAGCTCTAGTTCATTATTAATCAGTTATATGGCTCCGGTGTGCTGAATAGGTGTGATTTATGGAAAATAGAGCAATATGGTTAATCTAGTCCTAAATAGATGCAACCCTTTTCTGTGACATAAAACTTTTCTGGTATTCTTCTGTGTGTAGTACTGCAGGTAGTTAAGATTTCTTTGGCTTTGCTCAATACTGTAAATAATTTGGGTACAGTACAGTAGCAATAGTGggcatatataaattttgattgtGCATTTCCTAATTTCTTGTTACTTTGTGCAAGTAGttgattaataaatttaggtgTATGCTAAGATTCTTGAAGTATGGTAGTACtatttaatagaaaatgaaaCACTGACATTTACTGCTGTTTTAAACAGTATAGTAATTCATGTTTAAGTAAATTGATTAGTACATTCAGTTCAATTCAGTACTCTAACAATATGATGTCAGTTTGGATAGATGCTCAGTATGATGTTCAGTTTGGATAGCTATTTGGCTTATAGTACTAATCTATATCAATTAATGTTTAAGGATTAgatcatgctttttttttctgaagtcTGCTAGATGATGACTAGGCTGACAAGTGAGAACTGAAAAAAACTGCAATTCTAGGAGTACTTGATTTCCTTTGAAAGAATATGAAAAAACTATGTACTATTTCTTGAAGACATGAGCCTCGTTGTGGTGCTCTTCAAGCTGtgctttttgttattttttgaagACAAAATTGAGAGTGCAGTCTATTGTGTCTCCAATATCAAAATGATTATCATACTGATTCTACTCCACACtgatttataaacatttgtcATTTTATCTTAATTGTGGGTTTGCAGTTTGCATAAAGCATGTGAAGGAGGGAAAGAACCCATGGAGTTGCACACAATAGAGGAGTTGTCTCAACATTTGAATCTGAATATTATGGTTGTTGATCATGCCAGTTTGGCACTTGTGACAAACTGTTGATTTGTTGTTAAGGGTCTTCTATGTCCAGCCCTTTTGGCACTTGAAAGAGTGTTGTCTGTCCTTTGGCACTTGAAACTGTTAATTTGCTATGCTGTTAAACCCCTTGGGCACTTGTGACAAACTCATATTAGAGCTGCTGTTAAGCCCCTTGTGCACTTGTGACAAACTGTATATTGGTGCTAGCTGTTTTCATTCCAGCTCAAACCGAATGCACTTTTTTTGAAGAGCTGGATTAAGAAAAGGTGTGGATTCAAACCACATGTGGTTTCAGATTTTTAGTGAATACACTTGGTTCCATTCAAACCTGGCCTGGAATGGTTCCTGGACTGGTTTGGAATTTGGGCTGCCGAACAAGGCCTTAGCAGGAATGGAATCCCCCGTGTAGTTCTTACCACTTTTAGCCACGATTCCGCTGGAGCTGGGGTTTATGGCTCCCATCAgaaaccatttatttttaaacaaaaataaattaaaaataaacaaaaataaattgcgGATAAACTTTTAGCGAGAAGACAACGCGCGTAAATGGACTCTATATGAAAGTCCATTCTCTAGACTTTCTGTTTCAGGGATAGTTAGTATCACCCTTATCGATTAAGGACCGAGCCATGTTgatattcatgaaaaaaatcaaatacgGTGACATTTGTCGAATAGGTACAAacctaataaaataaatggctTAGAAAAGGTGGTACCCAAGCTGCGGTGGATGCGGTGGATTTCTTAGATTGAGGATAGGCTGGAAGTCTATCTGGTGACTAACAATCTAGTGAGTAACCCAAAATAACTTGAACTTAATTTAACGACGAAAGGGGTGTGTTATTTTTTCCTCAGGAATGCCAGAACTCCTCTCACTGCTAGAAACAGTGTACAACTTGAGTTCATGAGTGCTAAAGTTTATGGAGCGGATATTGCTGATGTGAGGTTATTGAAACACTTTGTCATGAGAACTCTCCTATGTGGGGAGGAGACTCATTTGTTGGGTAAGTCGCGGAATGCATGGAAAGCGTACAACTCTTGCCATATGAATATCTTAATCTATTTGAATAATCATGCTCGCGGATATTAAGCATCACTACATGTCATACATTTGTCTAATTTACTAGTCTAACTTAATGAGATTGGGATTGCATGTGATTTTGATGCTGGTTGATCAACTTCTTAGGAGATGGGAAGGGGATGGACCCTAGAAAAAACGACGAACTAGTGATGGGAAACCATCATTAGATAATACGAATGATGGACTCAACTTTATGCGAAAGAACCAAAAGCCATCATGTGATATACCTCTGCATTTACATATTTGTGTGGTGGTTTGCTGAGTACGGTTGTACTTACTCTTGCTTAAATCATATTAGACTTAACCACTGAGGTGGAGGACCCTTATGAGCACTATCAAGAAAACAATTGTGAAGTGAAGTCTAGTAGGCCGTAGACAGTTGTTGCGTGTGGCAAATGACTCACCTCTTCCTTTATTTTGGCTGACTTATCCTAACTCAACTTTTGATCTTAATCCGTGGACCTTGTGgttctatacatatatacggGTATGTAATAAATCTTTTTGAGATAATTTGTGTATGAGTACTTGATTAGCAATGTATTCATGAGTAGCAACTATTTGATTGGTGAATTAGTATAAGTATTCATAAAGGTTTCCATTTCCAAAAATGGGGCTGGCCTAGTTGGTACCAAAGC is a window of Oryza brachyantha chromosome 8, ObraRS2, whole genome shotgun sequence DNA encoding:
- the LOC102719788 gene encoding uncharacterized protein LOC102719788 isoform X1; translation: MEEYLANVKTLRSYMSDLEEEATKRSAEEQRQLTAIEAHGADLAQVRAQTKQASEEAEQLSKRKAHVCVEMSEKQGRIAALEIECATLKQTLELLHQEIASTSSKLIEKRLFYTKTIESLTVKLQEQQEWLGAFKLEVITIEPSAEASQGKQNLLQGQSHGTNSCGSIDKGNDIGNKQGEVRIQLESTKLKVEEIKAKQSALLLEINNSKQTIEQEKNTISGFPAPLQQMDIKSLEEERKALQADKDGEVEFFHSLEAVSAAVKCRCGLEYKVELGSKAMDLS
- the LOC102719788 gene encoding uncharacterized protein LOC102719788 isoform X2, with the translated sequence MEEYLANVKTLRSYMSDLEEEATKRSAEEQRQLTAIEAHGADLAQVRAQTKQASEEAEQLSKRKAHVCVEMSEKQGRIAALEIECATLKQTLELLHQEIASTSSKLIEKRLFYTKTIESLTVKLQEQQEWLGAFKLEAEASQGKQNLLQGQSHGTNSCGSIDKGNDIGNKQGEVRIQLESTKLKVEEIKAKQSALLLEINNSKQTIEQEKNTISGFPAPLQQMDIKSLEEERKALQADKDGEVEFFHSLEAVSAAVKCRCGLEYKVELGSKAMDLS
- the LOC102719788 gene encoding uncharacterized protein LOC102719788 isoform X3 — its product is MEEYLANVKTLRSYMSDLEEEATKRSAEEQRQLTAIEAHGADLAQVRAQTKQASEEAEQLSKRKAHVCVEMSEKQGRIAALEIECATLKQTLELLHQEIASTSSKLIEKRLFYTKTIESLTVKLQEQQEWLGAFKLEVITIEPSAEASQGKQNLLQGQSHGTNSCGSIDKGNDIGNKQGEVRIQLESTKLKVEEIKAKQSALLLEINNSKQTIEQEKNTISGFPAPLQQMDIKSLEEERKALQADKDGEAVSAAVKCRCGLEYKVELGSKAMDLS